In one window of Chryseobacterium phocaeense DNA:
- a CDS encoding polysaccharide lyase family 8 super-sandwich domain-containing protein → MKNYTILLMFFIVSTFKSQISEINNIKAKYIQYYTDHNVPTSILTTPQASQIYTRYYSGCTNAITYLNTNINFSSPGPVWNLTNSTDDATFINLVRNQLYNMVVTYNLKGPLVNGAPSNQRYKDPALKNQILNLFQYFKNKGVSENSNFGHSEAIPVESFSATTAFGLRANLYGLCVLLMEDELRAAGEFAHHQGILNKLTYNLRPDNPNYNFTYTGFNLDVSRVWIETRLCYIFGLDESDPAKLTEMSHLLNFTNRATQIANGWSGGIKPDYTIFHHLTAYQNSYGADALNVFTRLYYFLAGSAYQLNSESVSNIKNAVMVYEKFCADNEIPRSLTGRFPNETLLNNQALLLLYSTDPAANNDAGQLYRNSFTSIDNSASLGVFTRLQMSLGNINLFSPSQGLLQGHFKFPFGGVSIHKYNGYHVSVKGTSKNVWNYEGGATENAFGRYNSAGTMEIFSQGSPKTRLNNGLGVASAAGTVTDDGWDWRHLPGVTAAALPLSSLNAAGNAQHLFSTQNFLAHASLDDKGVFALDYRDMNASTPMSALKSVFFYKDKIFCLGSDIKNLGGTVPIHTTLFQTGLPSANTQTIIDGNAQTGLSTNFTASQGGHWATDAAGNGFVVPAQGMNGILNIRRSTQQSRNHTNSADTNGNYKIAYIDHGTSPQAATYQYGIALNSTPLQTENFALNLSDYFQVLQLNSSAHVVKFSEDNSYNYVIFDAATNFNFNEVISTSRPSVIMSQKINNGNNLKISLTVPLNLLSDNEYLGFNQIWNNPSNFYRVSPAIQTTVTVAGLWQLANPTNNITTNIAGGNTVVTFTSNNGNTLQTNLVKIPTLHTDDSDYSIHSVLIYPNPATDYVRIKYPNNGSKISIFDMSGKDFTSAVKQHDHSNNNVFKEINLKNLLPGTYMICIEGNCSKLIKK, encoded by the coding sequence ATGAAAAATTACACTATTCTTTTGATGTTCTTTATAGTTTCAACTTTCAAATCTCAAATAAGTGAAATTAATAACATTAAAGCTAAATATATTCAATACTATACGGATCATAATGTCCCCACCAGTATTCTCACAACCCCTCAAGCCTCGCAAATTTACACACGATATTACAGCGGATGTACCAACGCTATTACTTATCTCAATACAAATATCAACTTTTCTTCTCCCGGACCTGTTTGGAATCTTACGAACAGTACCGATGACGCTACCTTTATCAATCTGGTAAGAAACCAACTATACAATATGGTAGTTACGTATAATCTCAAAGGACCACTTGTAAATGGTGCTCCATCTAATCAGAGATATAAAGACCCAGCACTTAAGAACCAGATATTGAATTTGTTTCAATATTTTAAAAATAAAGGTGTAAGTGAAAATTCTAATTTTGGACATTCAGAAGCTATACCTGTAGAGAGTTTCTCTGCAACAACGGCTTTTGGGCTGAGAGCAAATCTCTACGGTTTATGTGTTCTTTTAATGGAAGATGAATTAAGGGCTGCCGGAGAATTTGCACATCATCAGGGTATTCTTAATAAACTTACTTATAATTTACGGCCGGATAATCCCAATTATAATTTTACTTATACGGGCTTTAATCTCGATGTTTCAAGAGTATGGATAGAGACTAGATTATGTTACATATTTGGTCTTGATGAATCTGATCCTGCAAAACTGACCGAGATGTCTCATTTATTGAATTTTACTAATAGAGCTACGCAAATAGCAAATGGCTGGTCTGGTGGAATTAAGCCTGATTATACAATATTTCATCATCTGACCGCTTATCAAAATTCATATGGTGCAGATGCTTTGAACGTTTTTACACGGTTATATTATTTTTTAGCTGGTTCTGCTTATCAACTGAACTCTGAGTCTGTATCCAACATTAAAAATGCAGTGATGGTCTATGAAAAATTCTGTGCTGACAATGAGATTCCCAGATCGCTCACTGGACGATTCCCAAATGAAACTTTATTAAACAACCAGGCTCTACTCCTGCTGTATAGTACAGATCCTGCAGCTAATAACGATGCAGGGCAGCTTTACCGAAATAGTTTTACAAGCATTGACAATTCTGCCTCACTTGGTGTCTTTACAAGACTTCAAATGTCATTAGGTAATATCAACTTATTTTCACCCTCTCAGGGTTTACTGCAAGGACACTTCAAATTTCCCTTTGGCGGGGTGAGTATTCACAAGTATAATGGTTATCACGTTTCGGTAAAAGGAACAAGCAAAAATGTATGGAATTACGAAGGTGGTGCAACAGAAAATGCATTCGGAAGATATAATTCTGCCGGGACTATGGAAATTTTCTCACAGGGGTCACCTAAAACAAGATTGAACAATGGTTTAGGAGTTGCCTCAGCCGCTGGAACGGTAACAGATGATGGATGGGACTGGCGGCACCTTCCGGGTGTTACAGCTGCAGCACTACCTCTTTCGTCTCTTAACGCTGCAGGTAATGCACAGCACTTATTTTCAACCCAAAATTTTTTAGCCCACGCCAGTCTGGACGATAAAGGTGTATTTGCATTGGACTATCGTGATATGAACGCTTCTACTCCTATGTCCGCTTTAAAATCAGTATTTTTTTACAAAGATAAAATCTTTTGTTTAGGTTCAGACATAAAGAATTTGGGAGGAACAGTCCCAATCCACACCACATTATTTCAAACCGGGCTTCCTTCTGCAAATACACAGACAATTATCGACGGTAATGCACAAACGGGATTAAGCACGAATTTCACAGCATCCCAAGGTGGTCACTGGGCTACCGACGCCGCTGGAAACGGGTTTGTAGTTCCGGCGCAAGGTATGAATGGGATACTCAACATAAGAAGAAGTACACAGCAGTCAAGAAATCACACAAATAGTGCGGATACAAACGGTAATTATAAGATTGCCTATATAGATCATGGAACATCACCACAAGCCGCCACCTATCAGTATGGAATCGCGCTGAACAGTACACCATTACAAACGGAAAATTTTGCACTTAATTTATCAGATTACTTTCAGGTTCTTCAGCTTAACTCCTCAGCACATGTTGTAAAATTCAGTGAAGATAATAGTTACAATTATGTTATTTTTGATGCTGCAACCAATTTTAACTTCAATGAAGTGATTTCAACTTCGAGGCCATCTGTTATTATGAGCCAAAAGATAAATAATGGCAATAATCTGAAAATAAGTTTGACAGTTCCATTAAACTTGCTTTCAGACAATGAATATCTTGGATTTAATCAGATCTGGAATAACCCATCAAACTTTTATAGAGTTTCTCCAGCTATACAGACCACTGTTACGGTGGCTGGCCTCTGGCAGCTGGCCAATCCTACCAATAACATAACAACAAATATTGCAGGTGGAAATACAGTTGTAACATTCACCAGTAATAACGGTAACACACTGCAAACGAATTTGGTGAAAATTCCAACTCTGCATACTGACGACTCCGATTACAGTATTCATTCAGTTCTTATATACCCAAACCCTGCTACAGATTATGTCCGAATCAAATATCCGAATAATGGATCTAAAATATCTATATTCGATATGAGTGGAAAAGATTTTACATCTGCAGTAAAACAACATGATCATAGTAATAATAATGTATTTAAGGAGATTAATTTAAAAAATTTACTTCCGGGAACATATATGATTTGTATAGAAGGGAACTGTTCAAAATTGATAAAAAAATAA
- a CDS encoding bacteriocin-like protein: MKNLKILSREKLKEIKGAESISKCPPGKYYCPETGICIPFHAGCYIIVPDIPAEEILSQ; encoded by the coding sequence ATGAAAAATTTAAAAATTCTATCAAGAGAAAAACTAAAAGAAATTAAAGGAGCAGAATCAATTTCAAAATGTCCTCCTGGAAAGTACTATTGTCCTGAGACAGGAATATGTATTCCTTTTCATGCAGGGTGCTATATTATAGTACCGGATATACCGGCGGAAGAAATCTTATCTCAGTAA